A genomic stretch from Aedes albopictus strain Foshan chromosome 2, AalbF5, whole genome shotgun sequence includes:
- the LOC109429416 gene encoding protein C10, whose translation MSYLSNFTADTGKTILIDVLKTANLPENAKKLSEAKTNSGKEMIKMMQYVFPLVMQLQINVIKEYGFPPNREGLVQFEQIIREFEREDVDIARLRSQIRSIYLPPININSTNDVLI comes from the coding sequence ATGTCGTACCTTTCGAACTTCACCGCCGACACCGGGAAAACCATCCTGATCGATGTGCTGAAGACGGCCAACCTGCCGGAAAACGCCAAGAAACTATCGGAGGCGAAGACCAACTCCGGCAAGGAGATGATCAAGATGATGCAGTACGTGTTTCCGCTGGTGATGCAACTGCAGATCAACGTCATCAAGGAGTACGGATTTCCACCGAATCGCGAAGGCCTGGTGCAGTTTGAGCAAATCATTCGAGAGTTCGAGCGCGAAGACGTGGACATCGCTCGACTTCGGTCGCAAATACGGTCGATCTACCTCCCACCGATTAACATTAACAGCACAAACGACGTTCTGATCTAG
- the LOC109425141 gene encoding FAS-associated factor 2: MDNDGLSNEQTEKVLQFQDITGLDDINVCRDILIRHQWDLEVAFQEHLNIREGRPSAYATESRAPQVVNDRFLQHVFAAQRGPSVPVPSGIGGMIGFVVNYVFNFCYSTLSSIVTAFLSLFKDRERIVTDPLGDVLNFIQNYNEKFPEHPVFYQGTYAQALNDAKRELKFLLVYVHSESKTETTSFCRDTLANPQVIEYVNRRMLFWACDVSSPEGYRVSHSINARTYPVLVIIALRANKMVIMGRMEGYCSAEELIRRLETVVNDNEVWLNQARQDRLERDLTQTLRQQQDEAYQMSLRADQEKQRRKREEREEALRAQQAIEAEQMAEQQRLENIERLKLELASQVPSEPESGAPGTISIVFKLPSGLRLERRFHASNTLKDVHNYIFCHPDAPDSFEVTTNFPKRVLQCEVDNTVVTLVDAGLKNREVLFVADLDA, translated from the exons ATGGACAACGACGGCCTGTCAAACGAGCAAACAGAGAAGGTACTCCAGTTCCAGGACATCACGGGCCTGGACGACATCAACGTGTGTCGAGACATTCTGATCCGCCACCAGTGGGACTTGGAGGTGGCATTCCAGGAGCACTTGAATATCCGCGAAGGACGCCCATCTGCCTACGCCACCGAATCCCGAGCGCCACAGGTCGTCAACGATCGCTTTCTGCAGCATGTGTTCGCGGCCCAGCGAGGGCCCAGCGTTCCGGTGCCGTCCGGAATCGGTGGCATGATCGGCTTCGTGGTCAACTATGTGTTCAACTTTTGCTACAGCACGCTGTCGTCGATAGTGACCGCATTTCTCAGCTTATTCAAAGATCGAGAACGAA TTGTAACCGATCCCCTAGGAGATGTTTTAAACTTTATTCAAAATTATAACGAAAAGTTCCCGGAACACCCGGTGTTTTATCAGGGCACATATGCTCAAGCATTGAACGATGCCAAGCGGGAGCTCAAATTCCTTCTAGTCTACGTGCATTCcgagtcaaaaacggaaacgaccAGTTTCTGCAGGGACACCCTGGCCAATCCTCAGGTAATCGAGTACGTCAACCGACGGATGCTGTTCTGGGCATGCGACGTATCTTCCCCGGAGGGATACCGTGTTTCGCATTCCATCAATGCCCGGACGTATCCGGTGCTGGTCATAATTGCCCTTAGGGCGAACAAAATGGTCATAATGGGCCGCATGGAGGGTTACTGCAGTGCCGAGGAATTGATACGACGCCTGGAAACCGTAGTGAACGACAATGAAGTTTGGCTCAACCAGGCCCGACAGGATCGACTGGAACGTGATCTCACGCAGACCCTGCGGCAACAGCAGGACGAAGCATACCAAATGTCCCTGCGAGCGGACCAGGAGAAGCAACGTCGGAAACGGGAGGAACGCGAGGAAGCATTACGCGCCCAGCAAGCGATCGAAGCCGAACAGATGGCCGAGCAGCAACGTTTGGAAAACATCGAGAGGCTCAAGCTGGAACTGGCCTCCCAAGTGCCTTCCGAGCCGGAATCTGGCGCACCCGGTACAATCAGCATAGTTTTCAAACTTCCCAGTGGCCTGCGATTAGAGCGGAGATTCCATGCGTCCAATACCCTCAAG GACGTTCACAATTATATATTCTGCCATCCGGATGCGCCGGATTCGTTCGAGGTCACTACCAATTTCCCAAAGCGAGTGCTACAGTGCGAGGTTGATAATACCGTGGTAACTCTTGTCGATGCGGGATTGAAAAATCGGGAAGTGCTATTCGTAGCAGACTTGGACGCATAG
- the LOC115257249 gene encoding uncharacterized protein LOC115257249: MEKVSVSLGQVLDYVGDSVRPLREGQNVFDSGHIVCIGYNQKTPDYLRLAAYVLQSSHPSDIPHELELKIGTDYRKWLLKCSCKAGTARCKHIVACLLHLCQFRFVEYMTCTDSRQAWGRSKAEITQWRAKPVLQLCCVRKHPPVCSSEAPNKRELLQQEFNRILRASPNSAIQKHITGRELSAPLPIAGPLNQPDVNVYVTRNELYELMMSVEQISNIAEFDTDSIKHFYEKTVEKDDQTILDIAEETKDQRNDAWYLHRSIRITASSCYDLFTYTRNKNADWDRKIQQYLNPKLIRSKALDYGKQTEQLALDCYMAKRNPLVKKSGFVVCLKEPWIGVSPDGIDASCNLLIEIKCPVSGEEHDLQWILDNCKATNVYLKKQESSLSLNKNHKYYAQVQLSMYVLGCNMCDFIVYSKLANDFLVVEIQFNEEYVRSLIGALKLVYFQFMLPQIVKKHQGDSV; the protein is encoded by the exons ATGGAAAAGGTATCTGTCTCACTTGGACAGGTACTTGATTACGTCGGAGATTCAGTGCGACCGTTGCGGGAAGGTCAGAATGTGTTTGACTCTGGCCATATCGTTTGCATTGGATACAATCAGAAAACTCCGGATTATCTGCGCTTGGCTGCGTATGTTTTGCAGAGTTCCCACCCGTCAGATATTCCACACGAACTAGAACTGAAGATCGGAACGGATTACCGTAAATGGTTGCTAAAGTGCTCTTGCAAGGCAGGAACTGCGCGCTGCAAGCACATTGTTGCATGCCTCTTGCACCTGTGCCA ATTCAGATTCGTGGAGTACATGACTTGTACCGACTCTCGTCAAGCTTGGGGTCGGAGTAAAGCGGAGATTACACAGTGGCGCGCCAAACCCGTGTTGCAATTGTGTTGTGTTCGAAAACACCCACCCGTTTGTTCTTCAGAGGCACCCAATAAACGAGAACTGCTGCAACAGGAATTCAACAGAATTTTACGAG CTTCTCCAAATTCAGCAATCCAGAAACATATTACCGGGAGAGAACTGAGTGCGCCATTGCCCATAGCAGGACCATTGAATCAACCTGACGTTAACGTATATGTAACCAGGAATGAGCTGTACGAATTGATGATGAGTGTAGAGCAAATCTCAAACATTGCGGAGTTTGATACTGATAGTATTAAACACTTTTATGAAAAAACTGTTGAGAAAGACGATCAAACAATCCTGGATATAGCAGAAGAGACCAAAGATCAGCGAAACGATGCTTGGTATTTACATCGCTCAATTAGGATAACGGCAAGTTCATGTTATGATCTCTTTACATACACTCGTAATAAGAATGCGGATTGGGATAGGAAGATTCAGCAGTATTTGAATCCCAAATTAATACGATCCAAAGCACTAGACTATGGGAAGCAAACTGAACAATTGGCCCTTGACTGTTACATGGCAAAACGAAATCCATTAGTTAAGAAATCTGGATTTGTTGTATGTTTGAAGGAACCATGGATCGGAGTTAGTCCTGACGGTATCGATGCTTCATGTAATCttttaattgaaattaaatgtCCAGTATCAGGAGAAGAACATGATTTGCAGTGGATACTAGATAATTGTAAAGCAACTAATGTTTATCTTAAGAAACAGGAATCTTCTCTTTCTTTGAATAAAAATCACAAATATTACGCACAAGTACAACTGAGTATGTATGTCTTGGGGTGTAATATGTGTGATTTCATTGTATATTCCAAACTCGCGAACGATTTCTTAGTTGTAGAGATACAGTTCAATGAAGAATATGTAAGAAGCCTAATAGGTGCGTTAAAACTGGTATATTTCCAATTTATGTTGCCTCAAATCGTTAAAAAACATCAGGGTGATTCAGTGTAG